From the genome of Malus domestica chromosome 04, GDT2T_hap1, one region includes:
- the LOC139195044 gene encoding uncharacterized protein codes for MAKFEADKAREDAKAATFEKKFEADERERELLRQEREHRREERMAERDRDIMKEPLKGKSLDSKCFWKSEKADVVQRRRAREARARGDGPSTTREDHPSTTREDHPSTTNWLGDGYHPFTNP; via the coding sequence atggctaaatttgaggctgataaggctagagaggaTGCAAAAGCTGcaacttttgagaaaaaatttgaagctgatgagagggaaagagaactacttcggcaagaaagggaacatagaagagaagaaagaatggctgaacgagatcgtgacattatgaaggaGCCTTTAAAAGGGAAGTCTCTAGACTCTAAATGTTTTTGGAAGTCGGAGAAAGCGGACGTGGTgcaaaggaggcgtgcaagagaagcgagagcaagaggagatggtcctagcaccacaagagaagatcatcctagcacgacaagagaagatcatcctagcaccacaaattggttaggtgATGGTTATCATCCATTCACGaacccataa